The DNA window GCTCCCACATGCTCACcgatcccttttttccaagcatCCAAGACTGCAGGAAGGAGTGTTCAGGAGAGCTGTCCCCGAGATGCTCTTTTAACCGAAATAGAAAATGATGACCTCCGGGCAGGATGCGAAGCAGACAGATGTCTGCTCCGGGCTGCTGGCTCAGCCAAGCAAATCTTTCCACCCaggaaatgaaagctgaaacGACCCCCTTTTCGCTAGGTAGCTGCCTCCTAGATATTCCCGTTGGAGTCAGAACAGGATGTTCTTCAAATACAGATACCTTCGCTGCTGGCAGAGGAGCGGTCACCCCCATTTATGACCGACCTGCTCAGCCcacaggagctgctctgcttAGCTGTCTCTGAGCACGCACAGGGGCCGCACAGCGATCAGGTCCTGCTCTGCAAACTCTGCTCCAGAAGCCATGCTGCCAAATCTCTTATGTCTGTCCCCAAAAATAACTTTCCAAGTTGCTGTGGGTTTTAAGTCTGACCTCCATGTGTAAGTCTTCAAAGGAAGACGTTTTATCCTTGCTCAGCAGGGAGTCTGGGTGGCAATTCGGCATCCATCCCGAGAACTTCAATGACTAGCTTACGCAGGAGGGAAGGCTAAAGCTTTATGAGCCTTTCCCCTTGCCTCGTGAGCCCACAAGACTACGCAGGAATCATTCCCATTGTAGTCAGGCTGCCCCGGTGGAAACCACACTGGTTTTCCATTCCATTTCAAGGGAAAGCTAAAAACGGCATAGAAGTTAGCTGATACCCTGCAGTCTGATCTCCCTCAGCACTTTGGCTGGggggaagaaataaaaccacactCATTTACAATACTTAGTGGTTCTATTTACATCCTGAACGCGGCATCCTATTTCGTCAGTACACTTTGAAGCCTGATctgtgagggggaaaaaaaaaaaaagaaaaaagcttccGCTTGTGAAAGAAAGTGCTGAAGCCTGCTGAACAGGAGAGCTTAccccccatcctcctcctctctgtaCAAAAGAACTTACTGGATTaatcttgcttttctctcccagCCCTTTCTCCTCTTGGATCTTAGAGAAGAGCCAGAAGAATCTGAAGTCGGTCTGTGAAAGGAGGCAGAGATTTAATGACTACCCACCACGCATCACTGATCAGCACCTGCCGAGCATCTCCATTCCTCTGCGCTCACCCAGGAGATCTACAAACTCAGCTTCACCTGCAGAACCAGCcagcaccccaaaccctgctgTTTCCCCCGACACCACCAAAAGACGTACCCAATTATTCCAACAGCCCACAAGCTGTAAAGATGCTGGTGCTTAGACGCTATATCCATCCTCCTGCATAGCAGGCTACACCCAGTGCTGGCTGCAAAGCAGCACACGGAACAGGGAACAGAAGagagggcagggcagagggagagatTCAGTACCTGGCAGTCATAAACGGGGTGTCCTCTCCAGCACATCACATCGAGGATATAGTACGTCTGCTCTGCCTCGTTATAGATGCAGTCCAAGATGCAGTACACTGCGCACACAAACACAGGGAGGTCCAGACACGCTCCAGAGACTGCCCAACCCAACAGGCAATCGCCCGATCAAATCTCTCCTGCATTAAGCCCACCCTGATGTAAGGCCAAGAGATGCAGAGAGACCTCCTTCTGTTAACAGAAGCTGCAACCACAAAAAGCCTCCAGCCTGGAGTCCAACAGGCTACCAAGGTACCAGCCAGAGGCATGTCAGGCAAAGGCATGTTTCAGAAAAAGGCATTTACTCAACAGTAACTCCCCAGGACAAGCAAAGCAACTGCAAGAGGCATTAAGAAAGGCAGCACTGTATGCAGGTCTCTGTCAAGAGACAGAGAAGATGTTGAGGTTTAAGTGTGTCAGTTGACCAGGCAGCtaattaaaatatgttcttAACTAGCATAAAAGTATCTGAGATTATCCACGTCTAGTTATCCCCGGAGATACACAAACAGGCCTGAAGCTAACTACCCCCAGCACCAGAAACGGGCACAGCTCGGGGGCTCAGGGGAGCCGGAGGAGCCGCGCCGAGCCTGCCGCTGCGCACGCTCCCGGGGAGTGGCAGGCGGTTCCCCTCTCTCCCAAATACCTCCTCAGACCCTGACCTTTCTCGCTTGTCAAGTTCTTCCGGTTCCCACCcggcagcagggatgggaacCTGTTGACACAGAAGCCGCTCTTGGTGTAAGCTGCTGTTGTGCCCTGAGAGGAaaggggacagaaaaaaaaagtcaaaacacgTGGCCCAGTCTTACACTGTTTGGCACAGTGAGGGTATGGGGAAGAGGTACAGGTCCTTCACCGAATGGTGAGACGTCACCGCTGCTGCCGCTTACCCTGGACGCCACAACGAGCGCCCTTTTCCCGACAGGACACACCACTACAACCCACTCCTGCTCCAGATCCAAGGGGACATCGACCAGCCATTCAGACAGCATCAGCTACGgagacatgcagaaaaaaataaagcagttaaCTTCAGGCGAGTTGTTGCTATCTCAAACTCACAGCCAGAAGGTTTTGACTTGGCTTCTACAGCTACACTGGGTGCTTCGGAGGAAACTGCTCATCACCCTGCACTATAGCACCAGAggggctccctccctccctctctctaaTCAACCTGCATAACAGACTCTCTCCCAAGCCTTTCTCTTGCTTCCCAGCCACTGACTAAGCTTCAGACCACAGCACAGGGCTCACAGTCCTCGCTTGTGCACACCCACACCTTCGTCCCCACTCCAGCGTCACTTCAGCACTTTaattaattgatttatttttaaatacatggcAGAGCTTAGAGAGTCCTAAATATTAGGAGTAAAGAGCCCAGACAAGTTGACTTCTTCAGAGGTTGCCTGGCTATGATCACCTGAGAGGCTGTGTGTCTTTTAGGACCAAGATGGCAGCAAAGGCTGATAAAAGCCATCAGCTGAggtttcccttccttccctctgttcCAGACATGGGGAAAGATAGCAGTCTTAGTAACCAAGTGCTGCACAATGGGATACAAACGCTGCTAGCTGAGCCAAAAATCTCCCAAAACACCCAGTCAACCCATCTATGCCTGCTCTCCATTTGAATGCAGCATGTCTCAGGGGCAGCAGAACTGAGGCACGGTCCCTCACTGGGCACCAAAGCAGGCAGGACACGTTattcccagccccagcacagccatcCCCATGGCCGCTCACCACCCCCTGTCCCTCATCCTGCCTGGCCCTGTGTCCACACCTGCACCCAGTCACGGGCAGGCAGCTCCTCACCTGATTGGCATAGCGCTTGGGCAGCTTCTTGACAGCATCCACAtccatctcctcttcctccgcatcttccccctccttctcctcgcCCTCACTCTCCACCCCTGCCCAGTCATCCTCTGCCAGCCTCCTGGCATGGTTCGCGTAGTCCAGCCGCCTCCTGAGGCGGAAGGAAACAGCCCGGCTTGCTCTCTTAGGGCAGGCAGCCCACCACCCACCCGCTCCCCACACCCAGGGCCgcgccccccccagcccaggccGCCCGGCGGGCCCAGCCCCGGGCCTGCCCGCTCCCAGCGGGGCTCCCCCCGGCCGGGCCTCGCCGTGCCCCAGCCCCCAGCGGAGCTCGCTCGCTCGCTCgctcactcactcactcactcactcactctcTCTGGAGGCGCTGGAGGCGGAGGAGGCGCTGGCGGCGCTCGGCCTGCCCCGGGCCGCCGCGGGCCTTGTAGGCGGCCAGGCGGGGGTGCGGGCCCGCGGGGCTGTTGGGCCCCGACAAGGCCACGCCGGCCACTAGCGCCGCGCTCAGCTCCTCCATGGCGACGCCCGCCTCGCGACCGTGCGTCATGACGCACTTCCGCCTTGGCGGGGAGGAGCGGTGCCGCCGGCGACCAgcggcgccccctggcggcgcgGAGGCTCCGTGACACACCCCGCcacacaccccacccccccGTGACTCAGTTTCCCTTCCCACCGGGAGTGGGGTGGGGACACTCGGGGCACGGGCGTGGGGAACAACCGGGGCGGGGATGGAGGGGACGCTCCGGTGCAGGGACGCGGGAGCAGCCGGTGGCGGGAGCCGtgccccccccgctccccacgGGACGTGGCCGTGGCCGTGACCGTGTCCGTGGGCGGGCTCCGTGCCCCCCGGCCCGGCTGCCTGCAGAGGGCAGCGTGAGACGTgccgcgccgctccccgcggCTCCCGAGCTGCGAACCGGGGGGGAGCTCGGCGCTGCCCGTGCGTCACGGGAGGCTGGCGgccagccccccccccgccatcgCCACCGCCACCGGCATCGGCATCGCCACCGGCACCGGCATCGCCACCGGCATCGCCACCGGGCAGCAGCACCGACATCGCGCAGCGGCACCGGGCGCCGACACCGAAACCGGCCGGCGGTACCGACAGcggcggcccccccggccccgacccccctgccccggccaTGCGGTGAGGGCTGCCCGCGGCTCCGGatccgggtccgggtccgggtccgggtccgtTCCCCGGcgccgggagcggcggcggagCCGAGCTCCCCCCTCCTTCCGCCaccggcagcggcggggggctgcccccGGTACCGGCCCGGGTGCTGCGCTGCCTGCGGGGCCCTTCCCCTCCGTCCTGCGTGAGATTTGCGGatttcagggggaaaaagccccaaaaaaaccaaaacaacaacaacaaaccaccGAACCCCGGGAAAGTCGGCCCGGAAAGGAATTGCAAAACCCCCGGGCCGGGATCACCGGGAGGTTGGGCTGGGTTTGGGGTCGGTTCCCGGCGCTTTTCCCAGCACCCACCGACTGGCAGCCGCTGGCGGAAGGAAATTGGGGTGTTTTATCCACAGGAGCGCCGAGAAAAGTCGCTTTGGATTTATTTCCTCGCTTGGCAGCCGGATCTTTTCCTCTTGGAAAGTGAAACCGTGGGATCAGCGTCCCAGCGAGAGGAAACCTGCGTGGCCATGGCAGAGCCCGGCTCTTGGTCCGGCCGGGGTTGACATCCCGTAGGAGCGAGGGAAATGCCGCTCGCGTGACCGGGAAATGTTGTTTTTAACCGGGGAATGTTGTTTTTAACTGGGTTGCTGGGATCAGCGGGGTTACTTGGATATACGGCCCTCGGCGTCACCTCGTAGGGCATTTCTTTCTccaccttttattttatttccctgagAAACCAGCCGAGCCTTTTCCCACCGTGTGGGGCGGCCCCGGTGCCGAGCGAGCTTGCGGTATCGCCGTGGTGgggtttgggtttctttttctgcctgcGGGGATTGTGTTACGCCGTgtcccctcccgccccgggaCCGGCCATGGCGTTGAAAGCCAGAGCGTTGTACAACTTCCAGAGCGAAAACAAAGAGGAGATCAGCATCCAGGAGAACGAGGAGCTCGTCATCTTCAGCGAGAACTCCCTGGACGGGTGGTTACAAGGCCAAAACAGCCGCGGGGAGACCGgcctcttccctgcctcctACGTCGAGATCCTCCGCTCCCGGTCGAGCTCCAACTACACGGACTTCTCCGGCAGCCCGGCCGGTTCCCCAAGGCACGACTCCTCCTTCTACGCAGCCCCCCCTAACCCCGGCATCTCCTACCAGGGCAGTTTTGAGGATGACGATGATGATGATTGGGATGACTGGGACGATGCTTGCACGGTGGTGGAGGAGCCTCGGAGCGCGCCGGGCACCAACGGGCACCCTTCGCCCAGCCTGCAGTACCCGGCGGCGTACGGCCACCACCAGCACGCCGGTTACCGTCCCAAGCCGGCGCTGGAGAGGCAGGACAGCATGAGCTCCTCCAAGAGGGGCAGCGTGGTGGGGAGGAACCTCAACCGCTTCTCCTGCTTCGTCCGTTCCGGGGTGGAAGCCTTCATCCTGGGCGACGTGCCCCTGATGTCCAAGATCGCCGAGGTGTACTGCATCGAGATGGGCTCCAAAGGACCCCAGTGGAGGGCGAACCCCCACCCCTTCATCTGCTCCGTGGAGGACCCGACCAAGCAAACCAAGTTCAAGGGCATCAAGAGCTACATCTCCTACAAGCTGACCCCCAGCAACATCAACTCGCCCGTCTACCGGCGGTACAAGCACTTTGACTGGCTTTACAACCGCCTCCTGCACAAGTTCACGGTCATCTCGGTGCCCCACCTGCCCGAGAAGCAGGCCACCGGGCGCTTCGAGGAGGACTTCATCGAGAAGCGTAAGCGGCGGCTGATCCTCTGGATGGACCATATGACCAGCCACCCCGTCCTCTCCCAGTACGAGGGCTTCCAGCACTTCCTCTGCTGCCGCGACGAGAAGCAGTGGAAGCTGGGCAAACGCCGGGCGGAGAAGGACGAGATGGTGGGCGCCAGCTTCCTCCTCACCATCCAGATCCCCACGGAGCACCAGGACCTGCAGGACGTGGAGGACCGCGTGGACGCCTTCAAGGCCTTCAGCAAGAAGATGGACGACAGCGTCCTGCAGCTGACCAATGTGGCCTCGGAGCTGGTGCGCAAGCACGTGGGGGGCTTCCGCAAGGAATTCCAGAAGCTGGGCAATGCCTTCCAAGCcatcagccactccttccaCCTGGACCCTCCCTACAGCTCGGATGCCCTCAACAACGCCATCTCCCACACGGGCAAGACGTACGAGACCGTGGGGGAGATGTTCGCCGAGCAGCCCAAGAACGACCTGTTCCTCATGCTGGACACTCTCTCTTTGTACCAAGGGCTCCTCTCCAACTTCCCAGACATCATCCACCTCCAGAAAGGTAAGGTGGCTTCTTCTCCCTGCGTGATGGCCCCATGTGAGCGGGGACAGCATGGGGAGTGGGATGGGGGTGCAAAGAGGAAATCCTGTGCTGTGCGGTGCTGGGAATGGGGATGGCGtttgaggatggggatggggatgaggatcggcatgaggatggggatggggactgTTGCCTATGGCTCCCAGGCAGGCAGCATGGTCCCTGCTGGCACAGCTCCCCAGTCACCCCAGCCCAGGAGAGACTGCTCAGGCTGTTGGGTGCcggaccaggctgtgccccaagtGACGCTGTGGGCTCCATAACTGCTGCTGGCACTGCCCAAAGCGCTGGCCAGGGTTGTCAGTGCCTGTGTTGCTCCCCCCGAGCCATGAGCTGTTGGCTCCAGGGTGACCTGCCTGGCACCTCGGAGTGGCTGTAGAACCCCAGGGCATTGGGGCTCCTCGTGTCCCCTTGGGCTTGCTGGTCCCCTGGGTATTTGGGGGCatcaggcaggaggagaggggacgAGAAGCGTCTGCTctgtgggcaggcagggctcGGTGTCCCTTTGCACCCAGGCAGCGGGGTGTGACGCAGACGGGGAGCGGGGTGTGGGAGCGGGGCCGAAGTCCACGcactcctcccagccctgctgcctgcagcagggaggggacacccgCTCCAGCGTCCCCGGGTTTTGGGGGACAGGTTGTTTTCCCCGGAGTGAAGCCGGCGCTGTCCG is part of the Nyctibius grandis isolate bNycGra1 chromosome 11, bNycGra1.pri, whole genome shotgun sequence genome and encodes:
- the SNX33 gene encoding sorting nexin-33 yields the protein MALKARALYNFQSENKEEISIQENEELVIFSENSLDGWLQGQNSRGETGLFPASYVEILRSRSSSNYTDFSGSPAGSPRHDSSFYAAPPNPGISYQGSFEDDDDDDWDDWDDACTVVEEPRSAPGTNGHPSPSLQYPAAYGHHQHAGYRPKPALERQDSMSSSKRGSVVGRNLNRFSCFVRSGVEAFILGDVPLMSKIAEVYCIEMGSKGPQWRANPHPFICSVEDPTKQTKFKGIKSYISYKLTPSNINSPVYRRYKHFDWLYNRLLHKFTVISVPHLPEKQATGRFEEDFIEKRKRRLILWMDHMTSHPVLSQYEGFQHFLCCRDEKQWKLGKRRAEKDEMVGASFLLTIQIPTEHQDLQDVEDRVDAFKAFSKKMDDSVLQLTNVASELVRKHVGGFRKEFQKLGNAFQAISHSFHLDPPYSSDALNNAISHTGKTYETVGEMFAEQPKNDLFLMLDTLSLYQGLLSNFPDIIHLQKGAFAKVKESQRMSDEGRMDQEEADGIRKRCRVVGFALQAEMNHFHERRVADFKRMMQSYLKQQIVFYQRVSQQLEKTLRMYDNL
- the SNUPN gene encoding snurportin-1 encodes the protein MEELSAALVAGVALSGPNSPAGPHPRLAAYKARGGPGQAERRQRLLRLQRLQRERRLDYANHARRLAEDDWAGVESEGEEKEGEDAEEEEMDVDAVKKLPKRYANQLMLSEWLVDVPLDLEQEWVVVVCPVGKRALVVASRGTTAAYTKSGFCVNRFPSLLPGGNRKNLTSEKVYCILDCIYNEAEQTYYILDVMCWRGHPVYDCQTDFRFFWLFSKIQEEKGLGEKSKINPFKFVGLQNFPCSSDSLCKVLATDFPFEVDGLLFYHKETHYTPGSTPLVGWLRPYMVPEILGFAVPATVLTAKPGYAGRQLQQIIESKKNKKLAEEKGDLRNGRYELEHLSTPQPANSLESWDEAVSQMEN